Proteins encoded in a region of the Planctomycetaceae bacterium genome:
- a CDS encoding acetyl-CoA C-acyltransferase codes for MTSAVVTHAIRTPIAKASPDKGLFRDTRSDDLSAELMKAIVDRSGIDPHLIEDIRWGCVQQQGEQGFDIARNAAIIAELPIEVGGVTINRNCASSLQAINDCAMSIAAGCENIQIAGGVEHMHHIPMDKDYNPSPRLFRRNSEAMMNMGMTAEYLAVKYEIGRQQQDEFACRSHELADQAFQSGAFSDEVIPTWGRDDEGRRIPLTRDQCVRSDCSVSALAELPPVFNPHGGSVTAGNSSPLSVGAAAVLMMSEDKARELGMKPLARVKAMAVAGVEPCEMGIGPVPAVHKALKRAGLSLDDMACIEINEAFAVQVLSVLKRLGIDEKRVNTRGGAISIGHPLGASGCRISVTLLHRMQSEGCRYGLATMCVGQGQGVATIFERLGD; via the coding sequence ATGACCAGTGCCGTCGTCACGCATGCCATTCGGACACCCATTGCGAAGGCGTCGCCGGACAAGGGGTTGTTCCGCGATACTCGTTCCGACGATCTTTCCGCGGAACTCATGAAAGCGATCGTTGACAGGTCGGGCATCGATCCGCACCTGATCGAAGATATTCGCTGGGGCTGTGTTCAGCAGCAGGGCGAACAGGGGTTCGACATCGCTCGCAACGCCGCAATCATCGCCGAACTGCCGATCGAAGTCGGCGGCGTCACCATCAATCGCAACTGCGCATCCAGCCTGCAGGCGATCAACGACTGTGCGATGAGCATCGCGGCCGGATGCGAAAACATCCAGATCGCCGGCGGTGTTGAGCACATGCACCATATTCCCATGGATAAGGATTACAACCCGTCGCCGCGACTGTTCCGCCGTAACAGCGAAGCGATGATGAACATGGGCATGACAGCCGAATACCTGGCCGTGAAGTACGAAATCGGACGTCAGCAGCAGGACGAATTCGCGTGTCGCAGCCATGAACTTGCCGATCAGGCATTTCAATCCGGCGCGTTCAGCGATGAAGTTATCCCGACCTGGGGACGCGACGACGAAGGCCGCAGAATCCCGCTGACTCGCGACCAGTGTGTTCGGTCCGACTGCAGCGTGTCGGCGCTGGCGGAACTTCCGCCGGTGTTCAATCCTCACGGCGGCTCGGTCACGGCCGGAAACAGTTCTCCGCTAAGCGTGGGAGCGGCGGCTGTGCTGATGATGTCCGAAGACAAGGCCCGCGAACTCGGAATGAAGCCTCTGGCTCGCGTGAAGGCGATGGCCGTCGCGGGCGTCGAACCGTGCGAGATGGGAATCGGACCTGTTCCGGCCGTTCACAAGGCTCTGAAGCGAGCCGGCCTGTCGCTGGACGACATGGCCTGCATTGAAATCAACGAAGCGTTCGCCGTGCAGGTGCTTTCCGTATTGAAGCGGCTGGGTATCGATGAAAAACGCGTGAACACACGCGGCGGAGCGATCTCCATCGGACATCCTCTGGGAGCCAGCGGGTGCCGCATTTCGGTCACGTTGCTGCACCGGATGCAAAGCGAAGGATGCCGGTACGGACTTGCGACGATGTGCGTCGGCCAGGGGCAGGGAGTCGCCACAATCTTCGAACGGCTGGGTGATTGA